The genomic window CGTGTCCTTGCGAACCCGGATGGTGATCACCCGGGGACCCCGGCCGGTGAACAGGAGGTTCTGGAACTGCGCCGGCAACGCGCCGTCATCGCGGTTCGTGACGAGTTCGAAGTCGTACTCGCAGAAATGGGCGGAGTAGAGATTCACGTCCCCCTGCCGGAAACGGGCGACGGCGCAGGAGCCGAGACCCACCGACTCCAGGGTGAACGTCATCGTGTGCAGCTCGGGGAGGGTCTTCTTGGGACCGAGGCAGAAGAACTCGGGCGCGGATGTCGTCGTCACCCGCAGGCCGTTCTTGTCGTACTCGCAGGTCCCGCCCTTCGCGTTCTTGCCCGCCTTCCACAGGGCGGCCTTGGTCAGCGGATCAGCCAGCAGGGGAGTCGGTGAGGGCAGGGCGGCAGCCGACGAGGCTGTGGTGCCGGGGTCCGAGGCGTGGTCGGCGGCCAGCCGGATCGGAATCGCCGCCCCGGCGGCCAGCACACTGGCCGCGGCCGTGGCCAGCAGCACCCTCGGCAGACGGCTGCGAGGTTTGTCCGCATGGCTGCTCAGGACGTCCGTGGCCGGCTCGGTTGCCAGCAGCAACTGGAGCAGTTCGGGCGCGGTCGGCCGGTCACCGGGATTCTTCGACAGCGCGCGCTCCACCGCGGTGCGCAGCGCGCCGGTCAGGTTGCCGAGATCCGGTTCGCGGGTGAGGATCCGAACCGCGATCGCGGTGCTCGAATCGCCGTGGAACGGGCCCTGACCGTTGGCGGCGTAGGCGACGACCGCGCCCCAGGCGAAGACGTCGACCGCCGGGGTCACCGCGGTCACCGGCCCGTCGAGACGTTCCGGCGCCATGTAGGAGACCGTGCCGACCAACTGCCCGGTACGGGTGTGCTCGCTGGTCGACTCGGTCGCGCGCGCGATCCCGAAGTCGATCACCTTCGGGGCGCCGAGCGCGAACAGCACGTTGCGCGGTTTGAGATCGCGGTGCACCACGCCGGCCCCGTGGATCGCCACCAGGGCGGTGGCCACCCCGACCGCGACACTGTGCAACGCCCCGTCCCGCAGCGGCCCGTTCTCCGCGACCACCTCCGCCAGGTCCGGGCCGTCGACGTATTCGACCACCAGGTACGGCGGGTTGTGATCCGGGTCGGCGTCCAGCACCGCGGCGGTCGAGAACGGAGGAACCTGGCGGGCCCGGTTGACCTCGCTGCGGAACCGGGCGCGGAACTCCTCGACCGCGGCGAACTCGGTGCGGATCATCTTCACCGCCACCAGGCGGCCGTCCCGGCCACGCCCCTGGTAGACCGCGCCCATGCCACCTTCGCCGAGCACTCCCAGCAGGGTGTAGTCGCCGAGTTCGCGGGGGTCGTGCGGGCGCAGCGGGGAGACCGGCATACGAGGACACGCTCCTGAGAGGACGGCCGGACAATTCAGGGAATCTAGCAGTCTGGATCAATGCCCTACCGTGGGTGGCGCAGTCAAGATCTTCGCGTGATCGTCAAGGCGCCCCTCCAACGACAGAACACGGAGAGAATGTGTCGCGTAACCCGTTCCTGACGGCCGTCCCGGTGCTCGCCCTGCTGACCACCCTGACCGCCTGTGCCGGATCCACCGAGGAAACCGCCGAGCCGGCCGCGGCGTCGCCGGCCGGCAAGCCCGCCACCAGCAGACCCGCGACCGCGACCACCACCAGGGTGCCCGTCAAAGGCGAGTGCGCCGCCGCGGACCTCGCGGTCAGCATCTCTCCCCAGCAGACCGGTGAGACCGACGAGCTCGGCATGGTCATCATCACCAACAACGGCCGTAGGAACTGCACGGTGAAGGGCTGGCTGACGCTCGCGCTCCACAACGCGGCCGGCGAGCCGGTCGACGTGCCCACCCAGAACGTCAACGAGCCCGGCGCGCCGACGACCGTCAAGATCCAGAAGGGCGGGTCGGCGTTCGCCGGTATCAAGTGGACCCAGTGTGACAAGTCCGACGCCGCGTGCGGTGTCGGGAACGCCATCGGCTGGTCGCTCGACGGCACCGTCAAGGACACGTTCGCCGAGCTGGACAGCCTTCCGGATCCGGAGCAGAACACCCTCACCATGAAAGCGCTCAAGGTTGGCACCTTCCAGCCCGTCCGCCAGGGCGTCGTCGCCTGGTGAATGCCCGGCGACGGTGACCGTCATGATCGGCTCGTGAACCGGGCGTCCGGCCAGGCCGTGACCACCACAGACATCGACGGGGATGTTAGCGTCGCAGGTTGTGAGACGCGTGATGATCGCCCTGGTCGTGGTGGCTGTCGGCCTGTGCGCCGGGGTGGGTGTCTACGGGCAGGTGCGCCGCCACAATCGGGAGGCCGCCATCGAGTGGTCACGACAGCAGCGGCTCGCGGCGCGTACCCCACTGCAGAAGGCGGCGGCCGACATCGACCTGGCCCGCCGGGCCGGGGACGGCGTGCACTTCGCCGTGGTGCCGGAACGTCTGCCGCCCGGTCTGGTCACGATGGAGCCGGCCGTCGACGCCTATCTCGACGGGGTGACCGACATCTATTCGTACGGGGATCTGAAAGCGCTGGTCAAGTACACGGACGTGCCCGGACGGCGGCCGTGCGGTGAGCACACCTGTGTCCGCGACACCGAGGTCGGCTTCGTGACCGCCGAAGCGCCGAGCCTGCGGCACGCCTCGGTCTGGCTCACCGGGCAGGCGTCGTCGGCGGGGCAGGAATCCGAGGTCCGGCGGTTCTGGGCGGAGACCAGATGGGTGCCGACCGCGGAGGCCGGGTGGTTCACCAAACTCGCCTACGAGGGTGACGTCGGCTGACGGCCCGAAGTCTCTCGTTGCCCGCAACGGACAGGGTGCCCGGCCCGCGATTATATCCCTGAGCTGGGCATATCTGTCGCCCGTAGACAGATGCGGCCGGTTCGGCAGGATCTTGGCCAATGGTCATCGGTCGATGGATGCGGCATCATGGCCGATGGGCCGGGGAAACGGAGGTCGGGTGAAACAAGCGTGGTGGAGTCAGGTCGATGAGGCGGCACAACTGCTGGCTTCCCGACTGAACGCTCTGGTGGCGGTGGCCGCGCGAAACGGCGTCTACCGCCCGCCGCCGGGAACGCCCGCGCCCCGGCGGCGCCGGCAGCCCGCCTCCCTGCGGCACCTCGCCGAGGTCATCCGGACCAACCGGCTGGCTCCCGGGATGTCCGTGGACAAGGACGACGTCGCGGCGGTCCTCGCCGGGGATCCGCAGTCGGTCACCGATCCGGTTCTCGTTCTCGCGGTCGCCCGCGCCGCCCATCTCATCGCCGAGGTGCCCCTCGAGGACGCCGACGCCGATCGGTTCGCCGTGGCGGCCGCCCACGTGTCGGCGCTGATCGACGCGGCCCGGCAGGCGGACGAACGTGCGCCGGACCTGGTGCCGGTGCCCCTCTTACCGGTGGAACCCGTCGTCATCGACGCCTACTTCACCACTCGCCGGCCCGGCCGGCACCGGGCGCTGATCGCCGCTGTTCTGGGCGTCCTGGTGCTCGCCGGTTTCGCGGCCTTCCGCAGCGTCGGACAGCGGGAACCGCCGCCCGAGGTGACGGCCCCGGCTCCGGCCGCGGTGGGGACGGTGACGCCGCTCGCCCACGCCGACTCCCGCGACGACTATCTCCATCCGCGGCCGGTCCTCGACGCGCTCGATCACGGTTTCACCGGTCTCGACGTCGACGTCGTCCTCCACGACGGCAGCCTCCTGCTCTGCCATCACGTCGACGGCGACGTCTGCGAGGACCCGCGCGGCAACCGGATCGCCGCGAAGCCCTTCGACGAGACCTATCTGCGAGGCCTCGAGAGCCGGGTGAACACCCACGGCGGCCGGGTGTACCCGGGTTTCCACCAGCAGGTCCTGCTGTTCGTCGAGATCACCTGCGTGACCGACGCCTCCGGCTGCGCGTTGCCGGCCGACCGGGCCGAGGCGGCCACCGACCCGAACAATCCGCTGGTGGTCGCGCGCACGATCATGGACGCTCTGGTCCCGTACCGCGGCATGCTCTTTCATGTCGAAGAGACCGCACGGTTCTGGGGCCCGGTGCAGGTGGTCATCACCGGCGATCACAACAACGACCGGCTTCCCGCTGGGGTCGACGGCGACGATTCGGTACGAGGACTTCTTGCGCGTCAGGCCGGCACCTACGCGTTCCTCGACGGAACCTTCGCCCTCGACCGGGACCAGCACAACGCGGACCTGGTCCCGGTGATCAGCTTCCCGAATCCCGCCACCGACCAGAACTGCACGGGTGCCGGCGAAAAACCGATCCAGCTCAAGCACTGGGACGACGTCTTCAAAGCCCAGACCACCGGCCATCACGTACGGGTGTGGGATCCGTGGGACTGCGTTGATCGGACCCACTTCTGGACCGATGCCCTCTACGGTGGCGTCGACTATCTCAGCAGCAGTCACCTGGCCCCGCTGGGAGAATGGCTCACCACCAACGCCGCCGGAGGTGGTGGCGGCGCCTGCGCCGTTCCCGAATGGATCGAAACGGAGCGGCTCAACGGGCAGTACTGCACCCTGATCACCGGTGAGGTGCCGGTCATGAGCCGCCCCGATCCCAATTCCGCGCCCGCCGGTTCACTCGCGCGGGGCGGTTCCATTTGGTTCCTGGGCCAGCAACCGGGCGAATCGCACAAAAACGCTTCGCAACACAATTTCTGGTGGGCCTACACCCGAGCCGACAACGGACAGTGGGGCTGGGTCTCGCTGATCCACTTCACTGACGGCCTGCTCGACCAGTCCGCCGAGGGCCTGCAATACAGCTGCTACGACATACGCCCCGGCGAAAGCGCTGACTGCCACCCGCTCTGAGCCGAGAGACCGAGCCTGGCCGGACACGGGCGGGAGTGGGCCGTCCGACCACGCCGAGGCTTTACGCTGCGGGTATGCACCTGCGACAGTACGGTGGCGCCGATCGTGGGCTCACTGAGGCGCTGGAGATGGATGGTGTCGTCAAACGGAACCTCGGTGGGGTGCTCACCAGAGCCGAGGCCGTTGAGGTCCACCGTCATCGACTCGCTGCGTCGGCGCGGGGTGACCGTTTCTGGACGGTGATCGATGATCAGGACGAGCCGGTCGGTGTGGTCGGGATCTGGTCGACGGTGTGGGCCGGTGGTGTCATCGACGAGGTGGGCTGGATGCTGGTGCCGGCCGCACACGGGCGGGGACTTGGCCGGCGCGCGGCAGATCTGCTGGTGGAGCGGGCGCGGGCGGACGACCGGTACACCGTGATCCACGCGTTTCCGGCGGTGGACAATCCGGCGTCGAACGCGATCTGTCGTTTTCTTCGGTTCAGCCAGATCGGTGACGCTGATCTGGACTACGCCGGTCGTCCGTTGCGCTGTGCTCACTGGACATTGGACGTGTCAGGCTGACTCACGCGGCGGAATGCCGGCCCTTCTCCGGGAGGATCGTCATTCAACCGCGTGAGAACGTCGAGGAGCAGATCCACCTGCTCGTCGGTGTTCGCGGCGGTCATCTGGATCCGGAACCCGACCTGGTCGCGCGGCACCCCGGGGTACGGCGCCAGAGTCGTGTAGACGCCTTGCTCCAGGAGCCGCCGCCCCACCTCGTGGAGGTCGGCCGGGTCGGCCACCGGCACCTCGATCAGGGGGAATCCGGAGTGGTTGGGGGTCGCCGCTCGCAACACGCGTAAGTGATCCAGGACTCGGGCGGTCTTACGGTGGAGATCGGCGCGGATGTCGTCCCCGCGGTCGTCGTTGACGTCGAAGCCGGCCAGCACGGTCGCGAGCGAGGCCACCGGAACCGGCCCGGAATACAGGTAGGTCGGCATGGTGACCTTGAGCTTGCGCTTGACGCCGGGCGAGCAGGCGATGAAGGCCAGCATCGACGAATATGCCTTGGAGAAGCCGCCGACCAGCACGATGTTGTCGTATCCGACGTCATGGTGGCGCACCACGGCGTTGCCGCGAATGCCGTAGGGAGAACTGGCGGTGGGCTGTTCGCCGAGCACTCCGAACCCGTGGGCGTCATCGATGTAGAGGCTGGCGTCGTGGGTTCGGCACAATGCTGCGAATCGGGCGAGATCGGGGGTGTTGCCGGTCATGCTGTTGACCCCGTCCATGCAGACCAGTTTCGTGACCTGGCCAGGAGCTTCATGGAGTAGTTCCGCGAGATGATCGAAGTCGTTGCTCCGGAACCGTTGGACGGTGGCGCCGGTGGCCCGGGCGTGAACGCAGCCGTCGTAGACCGTCTTGTGAGCGCGCTGGTCGAGGAAGATCAGACCGTCGCCGGCCAGGGCCGGGATCGCCGCCAGGTGGATCTGGGAGATGGTGGGGAGGACCAGCGCCGCGGGTGCGCCCAGCAGGCCGGTGAGTCTTTCCTCGATTGCCGGGTAGAGCCGGGGGCTGCCCAGCATGCGTGACCAACTCGGATGAGTGCCCCAGCGGCTGATCTGTTCCGTGGCGGCCGCGGCGATCTCGGATTCGAGGTCGAATCCCAGGTAGTTGCAGGAGGCGAAGTCGACCAGCCAGCGATCACCGATCCGGATGCGGCGGCCGTCGATCTCCTCGATGACCTGGTCCCATAGGCCGGCTCGTTGCAGGCCTATGACGCCCTGGTTGGCCGGTGAATGTTCCCATCGCTCATGCGCATCGGTGATCACAAGAGAAAATTATCGGGGTCGATCGATCAGCGGGCCACTCCATCAACGATCTGGTGGTGGAACCACACGTTGGGCTCGACATAGACGGCGATGTCCTCCGCCAGGTCGCAGTGCACGGGTGTGAGCCCGCCGGGGACGACGACCGGGCCGGCCGTGTCGAACGGCAGCCCGGTCCACTGCCTCCATCGGCTCAGTGGCGCGCTCACCGACATGGAGTTCGGTGCCACCGCCACCATGCGTCCCCCGGCGCGGGCGTGCACCCGCAGCCACGGATCCTGCGGCAGGCCATCGTCGCGGACCCGGGCGGCATACTCGGCCATTGTCATCTGCGGATGGAGATGCTTGCGGGTCGGCCGGACCGGCGCGACCAATGAGGCATGGCCGAGGGCGGCGGCGTTGCTTCGCGCGGCTGCCAGCATCAGGGCCGAGAATCCCCGGCCGCGCGCATCCGGTCGGACCAGAGCCAGCACCGCGGATACCAGATTGCCCCGACGGCCGGTCAGTTGATCTTCAGCGGCGCGGAGCAGGACCTCGTCGTATCCGCCGGGGGGAAGGTCGGCCGCCGGGTCCGGGATCCAGGTGAACGGAACGGTGTACAGCACGGCGACGGGTACCCGCGGGCACGCCGGGTCCACGCCGATCAGGGTGTACTCCGGAAAGCGCAGACTGAGCGCATCGAACAGGGCGATCGACACCGCATCCTGGTAGAGGAACTCGGCGATCTCGGGATCAGCCAGGTCACCCAGCCGGGAAGCCAGGCCGACGTCCTCAGCTGCCGTGGTGACGACCAGATCGCCCACTCCGCACCGCCCTTCTCCGTCGACCTCGTCAGACCCATCGGCCTCGTCAGTAACAAAAGCTCAGATGCTCGCGAGTCTGCCCGATCGAACGATCGAAGGGCAGCCTGTGGTCGGCGGGTGGGAGGATCGATAGTGGCAAACCGGCTGATGTTGGTGTACGCGAGCCTGGTCGCCGCACTCAGCGGTCTCTACTTCGCCATGCCGATGTGGCGCCTCGAGATCTGGAGCTGCTTCGGCATCCTGAGCTGCCTGGGAATCGTCGCCGGCGTCCGCCTGCACCGGCCGCGCCGGGCTGCGCCGTGGTTACTGTGGGCCGCCGGTACCGGGTTCTTCGCCACCGGTACGGTCACCGCGCTCGTCCTCAGTGAGGTCATGCACTTACAGGCCTTCCCCTCGGCGGCCGACGCGGTCTTTCTCGGTGGCTCAGTCCCGTGTCTGCTCGCCTCACTCATCACGCTCACCCGTTCCAAAGCGACAGTGATCGACCGGGCGAGTCTGGTCGATGCGCTGATGCTGACCACCGGAGCCGGGTTTCTCTCCTGGGTGCTGGTGGTCAACCCGTATCTGTCCAGCCCGGACCTGACTCCGCTCCAGAAGGCCATCGCGGTCGCGTATCCGATTTTCGACGTTCTGATCCTCGCGATTCTCGTCCGTTTCATGCTCGGAGCCGTCCGCAGCCGGAGTGCCATTCTGCTCCTCTTCTCGGGCGCCGGCCTGTTCGTCGCCGACGTCATGTACGGCCTCAATCAGCTCAACGGCTTCTGGGAGTTGGGCAGTCCGGTCGACCTCGGCTGGATTCTCTTCTATGCCAGCAGCGGGGCCTCTGCGCTGCTGCCGTCCATGCGGCAACTGACTGAACCGCGAATGGTCTCCGGTAGCGTGGTCGGTGCTCACCGTCTCGCGCTCAGCATCGCTTCGCTTGTCGCTCCCGGTGTTCTGCTCACCCAGGCATTGACCGGACAGGTCCGCGACGGTGTCGTGATCGCGCTGGTCTCCGCTGTCCTCGTCGCGCTGGCGGTGACCCGGATGTCGTTCGTCGCGGCCGGCCTGCGCCGCACCCTGGTCCGGGAGCGGGAACTCCGCCGAGCGTGCGAACAGTTGCTGTCGGCTACCGACATCGCGACCATAACCGCAGTCGTGCACGAGGCTGTCGAGCGCCTGCTGCCGGCCGGCACCGCACATCGGGTGCTACTGCTGTCGCCCGAACGCGACGCGGACCAGACGGAGAGGTCTCTGACGAAGGCTGTCGCTTTCGAGGAGACGCGTGACATGCCCCCGCAGATCGCCGGCCGTCTCACCGGACACGAGTTGGCCCTGCGCTGCCAGCTGACGGTGGGCGAACGGCACACCGGTGAGCTGGTCGTCGCCGCCGATGAGAAGGCCCTCGTCGAGCTGCAGCAGGCGATCTCGGTGCTGGCCGGTCAGGCCGCCAGCATGATCGGGCATATCGAGCTCAACCGCGAGATCAATCGGCGCGAGAGCGAGGCATATTTTCGGACGCTCGTGCTCAACGCGGGTGATGTCATCCTGATCGTCGACGACGTCGGCCGGCTCCGCTACAGCAGCCCGTCGGCAGCGGGCCTGTTCGGGACGGACGACCTGGCCGGCAAAGCACTGGAGGATCTCTTCGTTGTCGAGCAGAGATCCGAGATCCACTCGACCATCGAGGGCGTGTCCGCGGATGCGAAGATCGACACCGCGACCGACTGGACTGTTCTCGGAGCGGCCGGAGAGCACGCCGACGTGGAGGTGTCGCTCCGTAATCTCCGGCACGAACCCTCCGTCAACGGCATCGTGCTCACCCTCCGTGACGTGACCGACCGCCGGCGGATGCAACGTGAACTC from Actinoplanes derwentensis includes these protein-coding regions:
- a CDS encoding serine/threonine-protein kinase, with the translated sequence MPVSPLRPHDPRELGDYTLLGVLGEGGMGAVYQGRGRDGRLVAVKMIRTEFAAVEEFRARFRSEVNRARQVPPFSTAAVLDADPDHNPPYLVVEYVDGPDLAEVVAENGPLRDGALHSVAVGVATALVAIHGAGVVHRDLKPRNVLFALGAPKVIDFGIARATESTSEHTRTGQLVGTVSYMAPERLDGPVTAVTPAVDVFAWGAVVAYAANGQGPFHGDSSTAIAVRILTREPDLGNLTGALRTAVERALSKNPGDRPTAPELLQLLLATEPATDVLSSHADKPRSRLPRVLLATAAASVLAAGAAIPIRLAADHASDPGTTASSAAALPSPTPLLADPLTKAALWKAGKNAKGGTCEYDKNGLRVTTTSAPEFFCLGPKKTLPELHTMTFTLESVGLGSCAVARFRQGDVNLYSAHFCEYDFELVTNRDDGALPAQFQNLLFTGRGPRVITIRVRKDTVRVWIDGTEMLSEPTPFVGTLNGRLDLGVERSAGSDEPAETVLSGIEFWAR
- a CDS encoding DUF4232 domain-containing protein, whose product is MSRNPFLTAVPVLALLTTLTACAGSTEETAEPAAASPAGKPATSRPATATTTRVPVKGECAAADLAVSISPQQTGETDELGMVIITNNGRRNCTVKGWLTLALHNAAGEPVDVPTQNVNEPGAPTTVKIQKGGSAFAGIKWTQCDKSDAACGVGNAIGWSLDGTVKDTFAELDSLPDPEQNTLTMKALKVGTFQPVRQGVVAW
- a CDS encoding PI-PLC domain-containing protein, whose amino-acid sequence is MKQAWWSQVDEAAQLLASRLNALVAVAARNGVYRPPPGTPAPRRRRQPASLRHLAEVIRTNRLAPGMSVDKDDVAAVLAGDPQSVTDPVLVLAVARAAHLIAEVPLEDADADRFAVAAAHVSALIDAARQADERAPDLVPVPLLPVEPVVIDAYFTTRRPGRHRALIAAVLGVLVLAGFAAFRSVGQREPPPEVTAPAPAAVGTVTPLAHADSRDDYLHPRPVLDALDHGFTGLDVDVVLHDGSLLLCHHVDGDVCEDPRGNRIAAKPFDETYLRGLESRVNTHGGRVYPGFHQQVLLFVEITCVTDASGCALPADRAEAATDPNNPLVVARTIMDALVPYRGMLFHVEETARFWGPVQVVITGDHNNDRLPAGVDGDDSVRGLLARQAGTYAFLDGTFALDRDQHNADLVPVISFPNPATDQNCTGAGEKPIQLKHWDDVFKAQTTGHHVRVWDPWDCVDRTHFWTDALYGGVDYLSSSHLAPLGEWLTTNAAGGGGGACAVPEWIETERLNGQYCTLITGEVPVMSRPDPNSAPAGSLARGGSIWFLGQQPGESHKNASQHNFWWAYTRADNGQWGWVSLIHFTDGLLDQSAEGLQYSCYDIRPGESADCHPL
- a CDS encoding GNAT family N-acetyltransferase, which encodes MHLRQYGGADRGLTEALEMDGVVKRNLGGVLTRAEAVEVHRHRLAASARGDRFWTVIDDQDEPVGVVGIWSTVWAGGVIDEVGWMLVPAAHGRGLGRRAADLLVERARADDRYTVIHAFPAVDNPASNAICRFLRFSQIGDADLDYAGRPLRCAHWTLDVSG
- a CDS encoding aminotransferase class I/II-fold pyridoxal phosphate-dependent enzyme; protein product: MITDAHERWEHSPANQGVIGLQRAGLWDQVIEEIDGRRIRIGDRWLVDFASCNYLGFDLESEIAAAATEQISRWGTHPSWSRMLGSPRLYPAIEERLTGLLGAPAALVLPTISQIHLAAIPALAGDGLIFLDQRAHKTVYDGCVHARATGATVQRFRSNDFDHLAELLHEAPGQVTKLVCMDGVNSMTGNTPDLARFAALCRTHDASLYIDDAHGFGVLGEQPTASSPYGIRGNAVVRHHDVGYDNIVLVGGFSKAYSSMLAFIACSPGVKRKLKVTMPTYLYSGPVPVASLATVLAGFDVNDDRGDDIRADLHRKTARVLDHLRVLRAATPNHSGFPLIEVPVADPADLHEVGRRLLEQGVYTTLAPYPGVPRDQVGFRIQMTAANTDEQVDLLLDVLTRLNDDPPGEGPAFRRVSQPDTSNVQ
- a CDS encoding N-acetyltransferase → MGDLVVTTAAEDVGLASRLGDLADPEIAEFLYQDAVSIALFDALSLRFPEYTLIGVDPACPRVPVAVLYTVPFTWIPDPAADLPPGGYDEVLLRAAEDQLTGRRGNLVSAVLALVRPDARGRGFSALMLAAARSNAAALGHASLVAPVRPTRKHLHPQMTMAEYAARVRDDGLPQDPWLRVHARAGGRMVAVAPNSMSVSAPLSRWRQWTGLPFDTAGPVVVPGGLTPVHCDLAEDIAVYVEPNVWFHHQIVDGVAR
- a CDS encoding putative bifunctional diguanylate cyclase/phosphodiesterase, which produces MANRLMLVYASLVAALSGLYFAMPMWRLEIWSCFGILSCLGIVAGVRLHRPRRAAPWLLWAAGTGFFATGTVTALVLSEVMHLQAFPSAADAVFLGGSVPCLLASLITLTRSKATVIDRASLVDALMLTTGAGFLSWVLVVNPYLSSPDLTPLQKAIAVAYPIFDVLILAILVRFMLGAVRSRSAILLLFSGAGLFVADVMYGLNQLNGFWELGSPVDLGWILFYASSGASALLPSMRQLTEPRMVSGSVVGAHRLALSIASLVAPGVLLTQALTGQVRDGVVIALVSAVLVALAVTRMSFVAAGLRRTLVRERELRRACEQLLSATDIATITAVVHEAVERLLPAGTAHRVLLLSPERDADQTERSLTKAVAFEETRDMPPQIAGRLTGHELALRCQLTVGERHTGELVVAADEKALVELQQAISVLAGQAASMIGHIELNREINRRESEAYFRTLVLNAGDVILIVDDVGRLRYSSPSAAGLFGTDDLAGKALEDLFVVEQRSEIHSTIEGVSADAKIDTATDWTVLGAAGEHADVEVSLRNLRHEPSVNGIVLTLRDVTDRRRMQRELEERAYLDPLTGLGSRLRFQDDVERAALSANFTGVLLVDIDEFRTVNEAFGHHTADELLRAVGRRLRDCLRAPSSVARLGADEFGAVVEGARDAAEIDRLLDEVMCRFTEPFVLAGSSLTVQLSIGVATTADADNHEQLLSQAAAALRNAKSTGKRRWRRYEAALHREIIGQAQLRAELEHAITADQLVLHFQPIIELESGRVDGLESLVRWQHPVKGLLPPAGFIELAEESGLIVPLGMWVLEHSLREAVKWQELFPQDPPHVSVNVSARQFRSPGFVDQVLVLVDQMGLAPHLLTVEITESLLLTEPEQVRAELCVLRNAGVRVSIDDFGTGYSSLSYLHQVPADILKLDKSFVDTMSVSSRQHDLVQGIVQLAHTLALDVVAEGIETVTDRALLTATGCRYGQGYLISRPIPEPDVVAWLTANLVTPVST